The sequence TTCCATGCATCCGCCTTGATCTATGCTCACATCAACAATCACGGAACCCTTGGACATATTTTTCACCATGGCTTCAGTAATAATTTTTGGCGCTTTAGCACCGCGACAAAGGACGGCACCCACCACCAGGTCAGATTGGGCGACTTGTTTTTCAAGCGTTTCTTGCGTTGAAACAATAAAGTCTACTTCCGGCAACATAGAGACTTTTAGCCATTGCATCCAGGCCGTATCAATTCCCGCTACCGTTACTTTAGCGCCAAGACCGCAGGCCGCCTGTGCGGCATGCTGTCCAACTATGCCGTCTCCCACGACCAATACGGTACCGTATTGTTTACCCATAACCGTTCCAAGCTGAACGCCTTTACCCAGATGGGGTTTGGCCAAATAATAAGCCCCAATCAAGGTAGCCATATTGCCGGCTATAGCACTCATAGACGCGAGTATGGGTAATCTTCCCTCCTCGTTTTCCAGGGTTTCATAAGCTATTGCGGTTACTTTAGAGTTTAATAAAGCCTCGGTTAATGCCGAATCGACTCCGGACAAATGAAAAAAGGTAAACAACATTTGCTTATCAAAATACTGATATTCCGACTGCATCGGCTCTTTAACCTTGACAACCAGATCAACGTTCCAAGCCTCTTGAGCAGTCACTAATGTAACACCATTAGATTGGTAGCCTTCATTACTGAATCCGGAGTCCAGACCAGCATCAAACTCAACAAAAACCTGATGACCTTTCTCTATCAACAGTTTTGCAGCTTCGGGTGTCATCGCGACACGGCCTTCTTGTATTTTGATTTCTTTTGGTACACCGATTTTCATTTCATTACCCTCAGTTGCAGATCACTCAACTCACACTTTGGATCTTAAAATTTCGAGTAACTACTCGCCCGTTTGGAATTGGGGTGTAGGTGATTGAAAAGGCTTCTGCAACAGGGATGTTGCAGAGAGCTACCGGGACGTATTTATGCGTCCGTTGAAATCAAACACCAACACCCAATAAAATGGGAGGGGGTGAGCAGATACCATTTCGACTTAAAAGATTTGAATTCATGATACAGGAATTGTGAAAATCGACCGGTACAGAATCGTTGAATGCCTTAACAGATACTTATTTTTTCAATCGTCACCTGGTTGCATAACCGCAAGGCTTATTCGTTTTCGTAGCTGTTATAGATTTGCTGATTATTGTCTTTGTCAAAAGATATGACCTGATAGGGATCTTTCCGCCCACCCATTTCCATACCCGGAGTACCCATAGGCATACCCGGCACACTGATACCGGCAATTCTCGGCTTATCCTTCAACATTTTCTCGATATCGGCGGCAGGCACATGTCCTTCCACCACGTAGCCGTCGATTACCGCCGTGTGACAGGACGCCAGTTGTTTGGGCACGCCCAATTTTGCCTTAACTTGATCCATATCTTCAGTGACAATATCTTTGACTTCGAAGTTATTCTGTTTCAAATGCTCCAGCCATTTGCCGCAGCAGCTGCAAGTTGGGCTTCGATAAACCAAAATTTCTTTAGTATTTTCTGCGATGGCGGACTGGAAAATAATGCTGAGCGGCATTACCAACGCTAAGAGTTTTCTATTCATTTTCATGATTAACCTTGTGCGGTAGGCTGTTGTTGATGACTTCGGTAAGATTCCGTTTTATACCCAAGGTTCACTGGAGGGGTTATAAAAATTAGCCTTAAGTCGGATTAAGACGGATTTATCCCCAGCTCTGAATAACCCGGTTTATCTTAAGCTTGTCCATGCAAAGTGATGATAACTGTTCTGGCTCCGGCATGATCTCTATGTTCATTGAGGTAAACCCCTTGCCAGGTGCCCAACTGAAGCCTGCCGCTGCCGATAGGTACGGTCAATTGGCAACCGATCAGAACCGCTTTAAGATGGGCAGGCATATCGTCAGCTCCTTCAAGCGTATGCTGAAAATATGGCTCGTTCTCCGGCGCAAGCCTTGAGAAATAAGCCTCCATATCCCATCGAACATCCCCATCGGCATTTTCATTTATTGCCAATGAAGCGGACGTATGCTGAATAAACAAATGCAACAAACCCATGCTGATATTGGCTATTTCCGGCACAGCCGAAACAATATCCGAAGTGATCAGATGAAATCCTCGTTTTTTAGGCTGGAGTCTCAGCGTCTTTTGTAACCACATCAGTCAATCATCACATTACACATTAAGGATCTAAACAGCCGGCACATGAAAAGCAGGACTGAATTCATGCACAGCATCAACCATGGCTTTTACATGGTCCGGTGGGACATCGGGTAAAATGCCGTGCCCCAGATTAAACACATGACCAGAACCAGCTCCGTAACCTGCCAAGATAGCTTTAACTTTTTCTCGTATTACTTCAGGGGAAGCATACAAAGAGATGGGATCCATATTCCCTTGCAGTGCAACCTGATTGCCGACACGGGCACGAGCCGCATGAATATCGGTTTGCCAATCCAGACCCAAGGCGTCATAACCGGTTTCGGCCATATCTTCAAGCCATAAACCGCCACCTTTGGTAAACAAGATAGTAGGGATTTTTTGACCCGCCACATCCGTATTTAAATGGGCTAAAACCTGTTTTGCATAGTACAGCGAAAATTCTAAGTAATCTTCGGTGGTCAACATGCCACCCCAGGTATCGAACAGCATCACGGCTTGAGCACCGGCAGCGATTTGGGCATTGAGATACAGCGCCACCGACTGCGCCAGCTTATCCAGCAATTTATGAACCGTTGCAGGCTGTTCATACATAAACGTCTTAATTTTTTGAAAGCTCTTGCTACTTCTGCCTTCGACCATATAAGTTGCCAAAGTCCACGGACTGCCTGAAAATCCGATCAGGGGCACACGGCCTTGCAGCGTCGATCTGATCAAGCGAACCGCATCAATCACATAGCGCAGTTCCTGCTCAGGATCGGGTATCGGCAGTTGGTCAACGTCGGCTGCCGTCTTGATAGGACGTTCAAAAATGGGTCCTTCGCCTTCACTAAAGTACAATCCCAGGCCCATGGCATCGGGGACAGTCAAGATATCGGAGAAAAGAATGGCCGCATCGAATTTGAAACGATCCAAAGGCTGAAGCGTCACTTCACAAGCCAACTCGGGATTGGTACACAGCCCCATAAAGCTACCTGCGCGGTCTCTGACTTGCCGGTATTCTGGCAGGTAACGCCCGGCTTGACGCATCATCCATACCGGCGTTCTGTCTACAGGCTGCCTTAATAAGGCGCGAATAAAAATATCGTTTTGTAATAAAGTCATTTAAGTGGCTATTGGCTTAATAAAATATTTATAACTTTTCAGATCAGGAGCAAGAGCTTTTGCGCTCCACGCTGACTCGTTATAACTTTTTGATCAGGGCTCTTTTCGGGTTTCCGATTGCAAGCCGTTAAAACTGCGAACCCAGGATTGCCGGAGTTCTTTAGGTAACGTTTGAATTGCCTTTTCCGCGGCAGCGGCACTGCTAAAAGCCCCGTAAACCACAATGAACTTTTCTTTACCGCCTATCGTTGTCCGGATATAGCGCAAAGGCTGGGGCAATTTGTTATATTTCTTTACCACTTCTTGGGCCGCCTGAAGGCTGGACAATACCATCACTTGCACTGTATGGCCGCTGGCTTGTTGTGCCTGCACCCAAGACTTGTGATCATTGACAGGTCCGCTTTTTTGATCCGTAGGAGACACCAGTTTATAAGGCAAAGGTTCTTTTTTCTGTTCTGCATCCGGCGTTAGGCTTTTAACCGGTTTAGCCTTAACTGGCTCCGTTAATTTTGGAGGCTCTGCCTGCTGTTCTTTTAACACAATAGGTTTAGGCTGTTCAGCCTGAACCACTTCTGTATTTTCTGGCTCAAATTCGGTTGTTTTATCCTCCAGGGGAGCCGGCTCTTCCTCGCTAACAGCCTGATCTTGCTCTAAGTACCTGCTGGAGATATCCGCCTCTGCAAATTCCTGCTCACCCTGGCTATGCAACGGCTCGGGCACCGCTGTTGTTTCGATGGGGACGGCAACTTGATCAAGCTTTGAGGTATCTTCTGTTTGTTCCGTAAAAGGCAGCGAGATTGAGCTTAGCTCTTCTAATTCTGTTTCTTGCCAGGCAAAATAAATCAAAGCAGCAGCGATTAACAAAACAGCAAATAGAAGACTTGATCTTCTGTGTTTTACCCTTCTTTTTTTGTAATTTGACACATGCGGCAATTCAGCGACAATCAAACCGGGAATGCCGTGTGTTTCACGGTAAAGATCCGCCACCATCGTTTCGGTGATCGCCTGAAAAGGTAAAGCCGCTCCAGGTTTTCCGGATAAATTCTGTAAAAACTCCATGCACTGTTTTTCAGAAAGCGGCGGCAATTCCACAAAATGACAATCCTCTACTACATTGTCCGTAGTGTTTTTTACATAGAGTTCATCTTGGGTCAACGCAAAAACGATTCTTAATGCCGAATTGTCCTCAGCATAATGTGCTAGTCGATTGATCAGCCCCGGCTCCAAGCCGCCTGCTTCGTCTAAAATCAAAACCAGTTTTTGATGCTGTTTTTCCAGTCGCTGAAGTAAAGCGGGCAAACTGAGTGAGTCGGTTTTAACTGTGTTCTGACTAAGAAACTGAGTCAATTGATTCTGTATAGACTCAAAAGTGAGGTGGTTGGCGCTTTTTACATAACAGCATAAACAATCGGCTGTTATTTTTTCAACCAGCCGATTCAGCAACGTTGTTTTACCGATGCCATGCGGTCCGCAGACAATGATAGGCTGCACCAGATTACTGATCAGATGGATCAGTAAATCCAGTTTTTGTGAACGCTCAGTGGTTATGAGTGATTGAGTCGCTTGTTTTGATGACGCAGTCACTGATTGACCAACTTTTGCAGTCAATACCTCATTCTCTGCCATAGGTTTTAAGTGTCATTTCTAATAATTCTTTTTCAACACTAACGGGCAATGTCGCCTCGCCGATTTTTTTTAGCAAAATTAAACGAACCTTACCATCCAGATTTTTTTTATCTACAGCCATCAGCTCGATAAATCGGTCTGAATCCATCGACTCTGGCGGCAGCACCGGAAGATTTGCTTTTTGAAACAAAGCGATAATGCGATCACGCTCGCTTTCTTTTAACCAGCCTAGTCGCACAGATAAGTCAGCGGCTTGACAGGTACCGATAGCAACCGCCTCTCCATGCAGATAATAACCGTAGCCGGACCCTGTTTCTATCGCATGACCAAACGTGTGTCCCAAATTTAATGTTGCTCTTACATCCGCTTCCAGTTCATCGGCAGCAACCACTTCGGCTTTGTTCCGGCACGACCGTTCAATGGCAAACGACAATGCCGGTTTATCCCTGGCCAGCAGCTTGTCAATGTTGTCTTCCAGCCACATAAAAAAATCGGGGTCCCTGATGAGCCCGTATTTGATGACTTCGGCCAATCCGGCAGAAAGCTCTCTGTCGGGCAAGGTATCCAGAACATCCGTATCGATAATGACAGACTGCGGCTGATAAAAAGCCCCAATCATGTTTTTACCCAAGGGATGATTGACTCCGGTTTTACCCCCCACGGAAGAATCGACCTGAGCCAATAACGTAGTCGGAATCTGAATAAAAACAATACCCCGTTGATAACACGCGGCGGCAAAACCACCCATGTCGCCGATAACGCCACCGCCCAACGCGATCAGCGTGGCATTACGACTGAATTTCTTGCTCAGCAGCTGATCAAAAATCCGGTTGAGATAGTCCAGCGTTTTGTATTGCTCGCCATCAGGTAGCACTACCGTCTCAGCCGAGTAGCCCTCCAGATGACTCATCAGTGTCGCAAGATAAAGCGGCGCCACAGTTTCATTGGTCAGTACCAGCACTTGTTGAGCGCGGATATGTTTGCGAACCCAATCGGCTTGATTTAACAAACCTGCTTCAATATAGATGGGGTAACTCCGGTCACCCAAGTCAACCTGTAATGTATTCATTTCAAAGATTCGTATTTATCGAGGATATGCTTGACCACGGTTTTGCTGGACATTATACCGGTATTCACCTGAGTGTCAGCACAGCTGAGATACAACGGCTCACGCAGTTCATATAACTTTTCCAAACGATCCCGGGGATTTTCAGTTTGTAAAAGCGGGCGGTGATTATCACGACGGGTCCGCTCCAGGATTCTCTCTATGGAGCACTGAAGATAAACAACAAATCCGTTCGACTGCAGGCGTTTACGATTTTCCTCACGTAAAATAGCGCCCCCTCCCGTCGCCAGAACAATTCCCTTAAGATCGGTTAACTGATGGATCATTTTTTCCTCGCGATCCCGAAAACCTTCCTCGCCCTCAAATTCAAATATTGTCGGAATA comes from Methylicorpusculum oleiharenae and encodes:
- the ald gene encoding alanine dehydrogenase: MKIGVPKEIKIQEGRVAMTPEAAKLLIEKGHQVFVEFDAGLDSGFSNEGYQSNGVTLVTAQEAWNVDLVVKVKEPMQSEYQYFDKQMLFTFFHLSGVDSALTEALLNSKVTAIAYETLENEEGRLPILASMSAIAGNMATLIGAYYLAKPHLGKGVQLGTVMGKQYGTVLVVGDGIVGQHAAQAACGLGAKVTVAGIDTAWMQWLKVSMLPEVDFIVSTQETLEKQVAQSDLVVGAVLCRGAKAPKIITEAMVKNMSKGSVIVDVSIDQGGCMETSQPTTHSEPVFVKHGVTHYCVTNMPGAYPVTSTLALVDATLPYIKSLVETGLQNLIRNDKGFSKAILVYQGQLTSEQVANDLGLQSRFKHLHQLI
- a CDS encoding DUF411 domain-containing protein, yielding MNRKLLALVMPLSIIFQSAIAENTKEILVYRSPTCSCCGKWLEHLKQNNFEVKDIVTEDMDQVKAKLGVPKQLASCHTAVIDGYVVEGHVPAADIEKMLKDKPRIAGISVPGMPMGTPGMEMGGRKDPYQVISFDKDNNQQIYNSYENE
- a CDS encoding secondary thiamine-phosphate synthase enzyme YjbQ; amino-acid sequence: MWLQKTLRLQPKKRGFHLITSDIVSAVPEIANISMGLLHLFIQHTSASLAINENADGDVRWDMEAYFSRLAPENEPYFQHTLEGADDMPAHLKAVLIGCQLTVPIGSGRLQLGTWQGVYLNEHRDHAGARTVIITLHGQA
- the hemE gene encoding uroporphyrinogen decarboxylase, which codes for MTLLQNDIFIRALLRQPVDRTPVWMMRQAGRYLPEYRQVRDRAGSFMGLCTNPELACEVTLQPLDRFKFDAAILFSDILTVPDAMGLGLYFSEGEGPIFERPIKTAADVDQLPIPDPEQELRYVIDAVRLIRSTLQGRVPLIGFSGSPWTLATYMVEGRSSKSFQKIKTFMYEQPATVHKLLDKLAQSVALYLNAQIAAGAQAVMLFDTWGGMLTTEDYLEFSLYYAKQVLAHLNTDVAGQKIPTILFTKGGGLWLEDMAETGYDALGLDWQTDIHAARARVGNQVALQGNMDPISLYASPEVIREKVKAILAGYGAGSGHVFNLGHGILPDVPPDHVKAMVDAVHEFSPAFHVPAV
- a CDS encoding AAA family ATPase translates to MAENEVLTAKVGQSVTASSKQATQSLITTERSQKLDLLIHLISNLVQPIIVCGPHGIGKTTLLNRLVEKITADCLCCYVKSANHLTFESIQNQLTQFLSQNTVKTDSLSLPALLQRLEKQHQKLVLILDEAGGLEPGLINRLAHYAEDNSALRIVFALTQDELYVKNTTDNVVEDCHFVELPPLSEKQCMEFLQNLSGKPGAALPFQAITETMVADLYRETHGIPGLIVAELPHVSNYKKRRVKHRRSSLLFAVLLIAAALIYFAWQETELEELSSISLPFTEQTEDTSKLDQVAVPIETTAVPEPLHSQGEQEFAEADISSRYLEQDQAVSEEEPAPLEDKTTEFEPENTEVVQAEQPKPIVLKEQQAEPPKLTEPVKAKPVKSLTPDAEQKKEPLPYKLVSPTDQKSGPVNDHKSWVQAQQASGHTVQVMVLSSLQAAQEVVKKYNKLPQPLRYIRTTIGGKEKFIVVYGAFSSAAAAEKAIQTLPKELRQSWVRSFNGLQSETRKEP
- the aroB gene encoding 3-dehydroquinate synthase, producing MNTLQVDLGDRSYPIYIEAGLLNQADWVRKHIRAQQVLVLTNETVAPLYLATLMSHLEGYSAETVVLPDGEQYKTLDYLNRIFDQLLSKKFSRNATLIALGGGVIGDMGGFAAACYQRGIVFIQIPTTLLAQVDSSVGGKTGVNHPLGKNMIGAFYQPQSVIIDTDVLDTLPDRELSAGLAEVIKYGLIRDPDFFMWLEDNIDKLLARDKPALSFAIERSCRNKAEVVAADELEADVRATLNLGHTFGHAIETGSGYGYYLHGEAVAIGTCQAADLSVRLGWLKESERDRIIALFQKANLPVLPPESMDSDRFIELMAVDKKNLDGKVRLILLKKIGEATLPVSVEKELLEMTLKTYGRE
- the aroK gene encoding shikimate kinase AroK encodes the protein MAKSENIYLIGLMGAGKTTIGRQLARALKFPFYDSDKAIEEATGVDIPTIFEFEGEEGFRDREEKMIHQLTDLKGIVLATGGGAILREENRKRLQSNGFVVYLQCSIERILERTRRDNHRPLLQTENPRDRLEKLYELREPLYLSCADTQVNTGIMSSKTVVKHILDKYESLK